A genomic window from Sanguibacter antarcticus includes:
- a CDS encoding VOC family protein, with amino-acid sequence MRSAYEEARGTPLTDQVEWFAAVDSAGRGPRLYFQKVPEGKTAKNRVHLDINVGEQGPKDTIVAACRGRIARCVSRRSR; translated from the coding sequence ATGAGGAGCGCCTACGAGGAGGCACGCGGCACGCCGCTGACGGACCAGGTGGAGTGGTTTGCCGCCGTCGACTCGGCAGGGCGTGGCCCCCGCCTGTACTTCCAGAAGGTCCCGGAGGGAAAGACAGCGAAGAACCGGGTGCACCTCGACATCAACGTGGGCGAGCAGGGGCCCAAGGACACGATCGTCGCGGCGTGCCGCGGGCGGATCGCGCGGTGCGTCAGCCGACGGAGCCGCTGA
- a CDS encoding peptidase E, giving the protein MSEPTILATSGGLAPGVRTRLAVAPLFRHAVDLAGADGTPRVCHVGTAGGDQAWFRGELDEAGRAAGLDLSHLNLFTMPNVDDVMEHLLAQDVVWVGGGSVANLLAVWRVHGLDSIMHTVWEAGVVLSGVSAGSICWHLGGTTDSFGPELRAVHDGLGLLPYANGVHYDSEPGRRPLMHSLVGSGELPTAYCTDDGVGLVYRGTTMVEAVTEQRGKGAYLLTRGPDGESVVEERIEPRVLPGAR; this is encoded by the coding sequence ATGTCTGAACCGACCATCCTCGCGACCTCGGGCGGGCTCGCCCCTGGGGTGCGCACACGTCTCGCCGTTGCCCCGCTCTTTCGCCACGCTGTCGACCTCGCAGGGGCTGACGGCACCCCTCGGGTGTGCCACGTCGGCACGGCCGGCGGCGACCAGGCGTGGTTCCGTGGTGAGCTCGACGAGGCCGGACGCGCGGCCGGGCTCGACCTCTCGCACCTCAACCTCTTCACGATGCCCAACGTCGACGACGTGATGGAGCACCTGCTCGCCCAGGACGTCGTGTGGGTCGGTGGAGGATCCGTCGCGAACCTGCTCGCGGTGTGGCGCGTGCACGGTCTCGACAGCATCATGCACACGGTCTGGGAGGCCGGAGTCGTCCTCAGCGGCGTGAGCGCAGGGTCGATCTGCTGGCACCTGGGAGGAACCACCGACTCGTTCGGTCCGGAGCTGCGAGCAGTCCACGACGGTCTCGGGCTCCTGCCGTACGCGAACGGTGTGCACTACGACTCGGAGCCTGGTCGTCGGCCGCTCATGCACTCGCTGGTCGGGAGCGGAGAGCTGCCGACCGCGTACTGCACGGACGACGGGGTCGGCCTGGTCTACCGAGGCACGACGATGGTCGAGGCGGTCACCGAGCAGCGCGGCAAGGGGGCGTACCTCCTGACCCGCGGCCCCGACGGGGAGAGCGTCGTCGAGGAGCGGATCGAGCCGCGCGTGCTCCCAGGCGCTCGATAG
- a CDS encoding YciI family protein, with the protein MTTFAVTYVYDDRAADRDTHRPAHRAFLSGLLAAGVLRASGPVSDGDMQGALLVLDAPSAEAAGTILDSDPFATEGLVAARAVAEWTIVSGSVG; encoded by the coding sequence ATGACGACCTTTGCCGTGACCTACGTGTACGACGACCGCGCCGCCGACCGGGACACTCACCGCCCGGCCCACCGTGCGTTCCTCTCCGGGCTGCTCGCCGCAGGGGTCCTGCGCGCGTCCGGCCCGGTGTCCGACGGCGACATGCAGGGGGCGCTCCTGGTCCTCGACGCGCCGTCGGCCGAGGCCGCCGGCACCATCCTCGACTCAGACCCGTTCGCGACCGAAGGTCTCGTCGCTGCGCGCGCCGTGGCGGAGTGGACCATCGTCAGCGGCTCCGTCGGCTGA
- a CDS encoding MBL fold metallo-hydrolase: MSTPRDTDTAGPTDLTVLDDLEIRTACVGPMSNNAYLLTCRGTGHQLLVDAADDADRLMGLIHEGTGRLDLVVTTHSHRDHHGALATVVGATSSTTAAGADDAAEIPVPTGRLLRHGDTIDVGRVTFDVVALRGHTPGSVSLVYTEPSSVQAAGAVPGRAHVFTGDSLFPGGVGSTRGDHDRFVQLIDDVTERVFDRYRDDTQVYPGHGAGTTLGAERPHLDEWRARGW; the protein is encoded by the coding sequence ATGAGCACGCCACGAGACACCGACACGGCAGGACCGACCGACCTGACGGTCCTCGACGATCTGGAGATCCGCACGGCGTGCGTCGGGCCGATGAGCAACAACGCCTATCTCTTGACCTGCCGCGGCACCGGGCACCAGCTACTCGTCGACGCGGCCGACGACGCCGACCGGCTCATGGGACTGATCCACGAAGGCACCGGCCGCCTCGACCTCGTCGTCACGACGCACAGCCACCGTGACCACCACGGGGCGCTCGCCACGGTCGTCGGTGCGACGTCCAGCACCACCGCGGCCGGAGCGGACGACGCGGCCGAGATCCCGGTCCCCACCGGACGCCTCCTGCGCCACGGGGACACGATCGACGTCGGTCGTGTCACCTTCGACGTCGTCGCGCTGCGCGGGCACACCCCGGGCTCGGTCTCCCTGGTGTACACAGAACCGTCGAGCGTCCAGGCCGCGGGAGCGGTTCCCGGGCGTGCGCACGTCTTCACCGGAGACTCGCTCTTCCCCGGCGGTGTCGGCAGCACGCGGGGCGACCACGACCGGTTCGTCCAGCTCATCGACGACGTCACCGAACGCGTCTTCGACCGCTACCGCGACGACACGCAGGTCTACCCCGGCCACGGGGCCGGCACGACGCTCGGGGCCGAGCGTCCCCACCTCGACGAGTGGCGCGCCCGAGGATGGTGA